The following coding sequences are from one Rhipicephalus microplus isolate Deutch F79 chromosome 3, USDA_Rmic, whole genome shotgun sequence window:
- the LOC119159854 gene encoding uncharacterized protein LOC119159854 has protein sequence MARHIGAFLVTFAGITYGILAIAFAEEAKAAVSPVSGRAGNEDARIGGRQLDSLAGQTFGREDARQLDSLAGQTFGREDVRQLDSLAGQTFGREDGHQLDTLAGQTFGREYGRQLDTLAGQTFGREYGRQLDSLAGQTFGREDARQLDSLAGQTFGREYGRQLD, from the exons ATGGCGAGACATATAGGTGCCTTTCTTGTGACGTTTGCTGGCATAACGTATG GCATCCTAGCTATTGCCTTTGCCGAAGAAGCAAAAGCAGCAGTGAGCCCTGTTTCAGGAAGGGCTGGCAATGAAGATGCTAGGATTGGCGGACGTCAGCTTGATTCATTAGCTGGGCAAACCTTCGGCAGGGAAGACGCTCGTCAGCTTGACTCATTAGCTGGACAAACTTTCGGCAGGGAAGATGTACGTCAGCTTGACTCATTAGCTGGACAAACCTTCGGCCGAGAAGATGGCCATCAGCTTGACACACTAGCTGGACAAACCTTTGGCAGAGAATATGGCCGTCAGCTTGACACATTAGCTGGACAAACCTTTGGTAGGGAATATGGCCGTCAGCTCGACTCATTAGCTGGACAAACCTTTGGCCGAGAAGATGCTCGTCAACTTGACTCTTTAGCTGGACAAACTTTCGGCAGAGAATATGGCCGTCAGCTTGACTAG